A window of Chrysoperla carnea chromosome 3, inChrCarn1.1, whole genome shotgun sequence genomic DNA:
aaaataatccgtCTTCATAAGGCGTATCAGCTGGACCTCGAATCATTACTGATAAAATATCTAAACGATCTTCATAACCACGTACCCAAACACCAGGCGGTAAtgcactaaaaaattaattaggtattagtaatttaattaaatgccatccatattcataaattaaactaaataaccAGTAAATTTTTCACGCTAATTTCAACTTTGAAAATAGTTATTAACataacgtttttaattttctaatttacatTGTCTCagatattacaattaaattaaaaagttaaacaattaaaaacccgaaaacaaaatttaaaaatattcatgtaacaaacaaccaaaaaattatttattcatattcgttgtgtgcgtagtcatggtagggacaataaaatcgatgccagcgcttgcGGTGGAAAATTATGGCGTTAACGGAGGaggttatgactaatttgcaattcttaacatgtaaatgttatagtgaatgtcaaattaaaattattgaaaaacactaattaattaaacttaatgcattaaaaataacataattaaatatcaacaaatattaataatacacactataagttttattttattcataaaaaaaattcataaactaAAATTACGTTGccttttgtattaaaaaaaaagggaaagTTTTagattatgtttattaatttaaacaacagctgataattgaatttgacagttaattttattcaactcATTTTTTAATGATGTTTTTACGAGTTTTAGTTATTTAGTTATACGTATggaatttttagttatttagttATACGTATGaaatttgatcaataaaatattatattatgttattttaatttattataagttttttttttgtatcattagttgtaaaaaaacaattcaaaaatgattgcTGTTTTGACAAAACTGTTTCCCGCCTCGACACTACTAAACTATCTCAATGAGAAAacacaataacttttttattaccGTCCTAAAAGTCGAAATTCACGCCGAACTGCTCGTATCCAAGTTTGAGATTCAGGTGGTTGAACAAcacttaaatgatatttatgagaTGTGGGTGCATTTTCCATTACCATAAAACCTTCATCAACATTTTGTTCAGGTTTACTAACATTATTGACTTCCTAAAATTTGAAcagaatgtataaattttaaaaaaattaaagatagttcatttttgtaatttgagaataattttaaaaattattctggtGTCTGGTTTCATTCGTCCCAACCAAAGTagcttcaaaaaatttctttagaagTTTGCCTGTTCAGGAGATATCGGCTTGAAACATAACTTATAGTGAGCGTGGACTTAGAAAGTTTTTGAAGGGATAATATGaacttttcaaaatcatttagcAATATGACAATATAAACTTTCCAAGACTtatacccctttgaaaaaaatgacaaacATCGGTTTAATTAACGCTTGAGTTAGTATTATTTGAGATAACGCCTAAAATCATGtacgaaaagcttttatttcggaATGATTCTGAAGATATCTTCTCAAAAAATActctaatcgtcaaatgaacttcatttttaatgttttttttttttaggatggGGGGGGTGCTTTTTCAAAGCACCAAACTATCTCATATTACCACACCACCCCCCGTGCACGATTAAACTATATCTTGGAAACTGCTCGTCGAACCGCCAAAAAGGCAATTATAAACAATTCCGTTTTAATATACATTGATCTCAGttgattgtttttaatgacTAGGATCAAAAACAAGGTCATAATCAGGAGCCgtcaaaattttactataatttttggaataatatGATACCGTAGTTTTGTGTTTCGGTTacataatagtaataaaattacaattacctCAATATTATTCATGAGATTCATTGAAGGTTCTACTTCTATAGGACTCTTAATTATTGCTtctttactattattaatattttcttcttcaGGTTCATTCCTGAGTGCATGAATAAAGTCAGCCGTACCCAAACGTTTAAGTACTTCAGCATGAGCTATTATTAATCTAGATTTAATTAAAGTACATAGGGCTTTACCAGCATTACAATTACTTAAAGTTTGATCACAATTTTGATTTGAGGACGTAGATTGAGGTGATGTTATGgttgaaaatgatttattagtTATTGATGCGGAATCCCTAAGATATAAAGTTTTTACTGTTTTATCACCAGTTTCTTTTGTAATTCGAACAGACATTTCTCCAGGTTTAGATGTTAATGCCACATCCTTTTTaggattttcatttaattgatctttttctttttcaaatgcTACTTTTATAGTATCTTGAACATTAACAATATTCGATAGTATTTCAGCGGTTTTAGCAATAGGCATAATCGTTGAATCAGATCCACATTtccaattttccatattttcacGGATAAATTGTTCGgcttcaatttgtttttttgcaattttttcactatttataattaaattttcactccGATTACCTAATGTTAATACTTCATCTGAATAATTACTTCGAGCTATTTCTAAATCAGTATCTGTTTGCCCAGAAAATGTTTCTATAATTCTTTCATTTGGTGGATTTCCCGGAGATGTTGGTGGTGTCGTTTCTGAAAGATAAACGCATTtaaatctattgtttttatttttaataataattaaattttaccttctgatgaaaataatctttgaaaatGTCTTTGTATCCTTTGAGTAACTGTCGATCTGGAATCTCTAGCTTTAGCTCGCTCTAAGAGGGCAGTAAAATGTTGCTCATGAAAAATACTTGTACCCATTAAACGATCTAAATATCTACAATCTTTATACACATCTAACAATTTTCGCATTACATCACGGCCTTGCAAGGCGGGATTTTGCGTAAACATTTCTTCAAGTCTTGCCATTGCATCACATGACCTTTCAATATTTGCAGCCAAACGATATCTTAATGCAATGTCAGTATTTGTAACATCTACATCACCAGGTACTGAATCTTCACTTTGAGTCTCCCATGAAGCATCATGCGCCACATCTAAGGAATTTGCTTGTTCATCGTCATCTTCGTCGTCTTCATCATCCCATAACTCTCCTTCATCACTATCGTAATCTCCAACACGGTACAAGTCCTACCAAAAGAAAACGAACTACTTGTTACCCATATTTCTATaccagaaaaataaatatttatacctgTGGCCAGCACATGGACTGCGAACCGTCTACCCATTTTACACAGATTCTGCCTTCAGGAAAATTATCCAAAACTTGACCAGCAGCCGATTGAACATTTGCACATCCAGCAACTTTTATAACGACAGTACCAGGTCGGAAATTAAAGTCGGGATGATCTTTTAAATCATATACACTAACTTCCGTTTCAGCATGTAAGGTGGGACTAGATGAAtcactaaaaatacaaaatacaaataatgaaattttctaataaattcaaagaaaatttgttgttgGTGTCATCCAACCCATATATACAGAAGAGTACTCCCCAAAATGTTTATGACAAAGAAGAAAAAATCGGTCTAgcagcattatttttaatctttattaacACTACTTTCATTACATCAATCATTTTATCAGGGATAGCGATAGATACATCAGTATTAATTAGAAACTTACCAATCGGCAGTGGAAACGGCTGCGTATGTACGAAACCATTTAACAACTGCAGTTCTGGCTACATGATTCATATATTGTATAACACCGTAATCACGTAAATCTTGCTGACCGTcgttaattaatgaattattttttataacaaaatcacCAGGAAAAAACTCTTGATCATCTAAATGGTGTATTGGATATAATTGAGTGGATTGAATATTTTTCTCTATTGTGCCATCTTGCCAAACAACTGTAGCTACACTCGACGTACATAGTGTTTCAACTAAAATAGGAAGCCCAGGTTTAGGTGGCTCCACatccattgttataactttggATGACGGCCTTAATTTAcgttcttttttcattttcttttttaaaactttggttGATAATGCTGGGCTTTTCTTGCCTTGATTTGTTACTGCTGTTGGCGTAACCCTGCCGCTGCTACCGCTATTTGTGATGGAACTTGTTTCCGATTCTTCAGTACTCCATTCTTCATCATCTGCGATTAAAAGGAACAACTTAGCTTACTTTTATGGATACGAAAACGAATATACCACGAATAATTTGCTTGCACACACCCTATACGAtagtcaaaaaaatatttttaatctgaGAAATACTCTCCGTTTTACTAgtctttcattttttgtttgtatatttaaaatgttttgaaatttagcGTCCTTTTCTTGTTAATATGAGTGATTTTTAGCTTTACTTCcttcaaaaatttgacatttagcTGTTTCTATGCAAATatccggaatattaatctataaggtTTTtgtgaacaagaatcaatttaCAAAATGCGGTTCACagattttgcaaaataaaatggCCTTACCTCCTGCTCTATTAAATGCAGGAGCCTCCTGCTTATAGTTGAGATTCTCAGAAATAGTAACAATTGTCATTAATAACCAAAAAAGGGAGagaatttgataattaaaagcgACGATAAAGACAGCAAACTGTTTATGTTAACTATATAACTgcccaattaaattatttaaaatttttttggtagtttATATATcggaaattaggcctcagatcgaaatttggaaagaGCTTTTACGTTCGTCTTGAGAAATTCACTCAGGAAGAGTGGAGTTATACTGTCAATTataaaacactctgtatatagatTAATGCAAGCGACGTTGTAAGcgttaatatcaaaatatttaccgATTAAAtcttgacaaatattttctgtaataaGTTCATCCATTG
This region includes:
- the LOC123295422 gene encoding (E3-independent) E2 ubiquitin-conjugating enzyme; translated protein: MTTEEDAISNKNDNATQTNTTNSNTIAVDNQYFYEDLVYKITDKKVCFGMVVDNYEDNESDSDDSDSDCPPLSKGTIKVSWYPHGFEQIVKERAVGLADRSLMPGDVVRKLVATKASDSQHGYCREITVYADVQQVKTKYVLSSVPNTRLIPLDRYELDLVACLGPWVGSVKEHRTQLKVALMSCNPLSPLASVIARFELSHGNVCNLKPTEKRRWTTTSCGACEHFIGQILTVRPNELKMVCWLNGSKETHQSKKRHHVIIEDLQTTAVGVRWHCQGLIENSQETTLSQPDYLVTGDALKNLKMLNVFETCTSQIGDRHYLTVQNDDVIDTKSRWLKRQSKLFRGKEQPTTTTETNISLKPPEATMDELITENICQDLIDDEEWSTEESETSSITNSGSSGRVTPTAVTNQGKKSPALSTKVLKKKMKKERKLRPSSKVITMDVEPPKPGLPILVETLCTSSVATVVWQDGTIEKNIQSTQLYPIHHLDDQEFFPGDFVIKNNSLINDGQQDLRDYGVIQYMNHVARTAVVKWFRTYAAVSTADCDSSSPTLHAETEVSVYDLKDHPDFNFRPGTVVIKVAGCANVQSAAGQVLDNFPEGRICVKWVDGSQSMCWPQDLYRVGDYDSDEGELWDDEDDEDDDEQANSLDVAHDASWETQSEDSVPGDVDVTNTDIALRYRLAANIERSCDAMARLEEMFTQNPALQGRDVMRKLLDVYKDCRYLDRLMGTSIFHEQHFTALLERAKARDSRSTVTQRIQRHFQRLFSSEETTPPTSPGNPPNERIIETFSGQTDTDLEIARSNYSDEVLTLGNRSENLIINSEKIAKKQIEAEQFIRENMENWKCGSDSTIMPIAKTAEILSNIVNVQDTIKVAFEKEKDQLNENPKKDVALTSKPGEMSVRITKETGDKTVKTLYLRDSASITNKSFSTITSPQSTSSNQNCDQTLSNCNAGKALCTLIKSRLIIAHAEVLKRLGTADFIHALRNEPEEENINNSKEAIIKSPIEVEPSMNLMNNIEEVNNVSKPEQNVDEGFMVMENAPTSHKYHLSVVQPPESQTWIRAVRREFRLLGRALPPGVWVRGYEDRLDILSVMIRGPADTPYEDGLFLFDIQLGANYPISPPLFHYISYCSDRLNPNLYEDGKVCVSLLGTWSGRGSEIWGPESTLLQVIVSIQGLILNSEPYYNEAGYERQKGSALGKENSRMYNEMATLKLVQSMTKLLQSPPEVFKKEIHSHFKSRGLALYDRLENLLVGTDEHNEMKKSCSQVNIGTSTNNCSTACDETFDNLKSGTKICEEIVNDVTNNACNISCNNNKLEHCSKTTNEKHYKEPAFPLIPASKGFCLSLRTALPIFKEVLKKLELIPTTVQSS